The Bos indicus x Bos taurus breed Angus x Brahman F1 hybrid chromosome 11, Bos_hybrid_MaternalHap_v2.0, whole genome shotgun sequence sequence AAACAGCTCATCCCGATGGCTCTGGGGTCAAAGACATCCTTCCTTCTGGACAAATGGCAGGTCTTGCACTCATGAGAGCCTTGGCACTGTCCCCTCCTTACTCATGCCCACCAATAAATCCTAGTTgtctgtacaaaaaaaaaaatgcatttgagttCTGTCACCTCAGCCCCTGAGCTTGCCAGGATGGCTTTTAGTTACAGAGGGCGAACGTGAGCCCAGAGAGGGTCTGGAcctgcctggggtcacacagtggAACACAGACCTATGATTGGGACCTGGCTGCCCACCTTCCTCTGTAGCACACCTACCTCCTCCACTTCCAGGAGAGGCCAGTCCTGCAGGGGTTGGTGCTCCGGGGTCAAGGCTGCCTCAGGGTTTGGTCCTTTGGTGGCTGTGCTATCCCTCCCCCACGCTTCTTCCTCTGTGTCCCCAGGTGTGCCACGGACCACAATGTGGACAACACTACAGCGATGCTGCGGGAGTGGCTGGCTGCTGTGGGCGATGACTATGCAGCTGTGGTCTGGAGGCCCGAGGGGGAGCCCAGGTGTGGCCTGAGGGCAAAGGTTCTGGGGAAGATGGGCAACAGGTgcagcccagagagggaaagggacaGTTCCGAGTCACAGCCTCCAGGCCAGGGCTCTGACTACATGCGCCTACCCCATGGAACATCTCATCTCTTTACCACCTCAGGTCCTACCCAGATGAAGAGGGCCCTAAGCACTGGACCAAAGAAAGGCATCAGTTCCTGATGGAGCTGAAACAGGAAGCCCTGACctttgccagggactggggggcaGACTATATCCTGGTAAGAAAGCCTGGCCTACAATCGGGCTCCCCACAGGTGGTGGCACCTGTCTTTGACAGAAATCTGGGTGGAATTTAACCATCTGTAGCCTGGACCCTTCAGCTAGCAACCTGGATCAAAATCCAGATCAAGTATTGAACTGGGATCCCTTTGCTTGAGCTCAGACTCTGTACTAAGCCTGGATCCCTGAGACAGACAGAGCTCAAGGTGTACACTGAGACTCAATCCCAGAGTATAGAGTATAACTCAGTCTCAGAGTGTAGAGCCCAGAGTATTATGTGAGCCTAGTTCCCTGGACCAAAGatcagggttgttgttgttgagtctgctaaggctaagtcatgtctgactctttgcgaccccatggactgcagcacgccaggcttcccctgtTCAGAGGAGATCTGAGTAGGTCTTTGAATTTCCTTCCTAAGCCTTCAGATAAAGTTCTTAGATCAGCAACTCAGGCATAAAATCTCTGGACCCAGTCCCTGAGCCAGTGCTCCAGACTAGATCCTTGGTCCAGAAACAGATCTTCTGGTTTATAGGTTAGATCTCTCTGAGGGAACCCCATTGGATTGTGGGAGTTATCCTGGGTCCCTGGATATCTGGAGGGATCCCACTCGGTGAATCCTTGGGATGCTGCTGCCCAGACAAGAATGAGGCCTGTGACATCCGCCTCCCCACAGTTTGCAGACACAGACAACATTCTGACCAACAACCAGACGCTGCGGCTTCTGATCGAGCCGGGGCTGCCCGTGGTGGCCCCGATGCTGGACTCTCAGACCTACTACTCCAATTTCTGGTGTGGAATCACCCCCCAGGTATGGCCGGGGACCCAGGCCTCGGGAGGCTTGAGGTCTGGGAGGAGGGACGTGGAGGGTAGCAAGCCCCAGCTGGGGAGCGGTGTGCTGGGGATGGAGAGGTGCCCTCTCACCGCCCGGGGCCACGCCTTCCCCAGGGCTACTACCGCCGCACTGCCGACTACTTTCCCACCAAGAACCGCCAGCGCCGGGGCTGCTTCCGCGTCCCCATGGTCCACTCCACCTTCCTGGTATCCCTGCGGGCTGAGGGGACGGCCCAGCTGGCCTTCTACCCACCTCACCCCAACTATACCTGGCCCTTCGACGACATCATCGTCTTTGCCTACGCCTGTCAGGCTGCTGGTAAGGTCAGCTTTTGTTGAGCCTTTTTTCGAGgtctctgggcctttgcacatgctgttccctctgctctGCACGCCCTTCCCCACTCCACAGTTTATCTTGCTAATTCCTAATTGTCCTTCGGGTTGTAGGCTTTCTCGGGCCCACTGCCCCAGTAGGTTAGATGTCCTTCTGGCTGTGCCCACCATGGCACTTGCGTGTATTCCTTCATTAGGCAAATATTCATGGGACACCTACCAgtgccaggagaaggcaatggcaccccactccagtactcttgcctggaaaatcccatggacagaggagcctagaaggctgcagtccatggaatcgcggagggtcagacacgactgaatgacttcactttcacttttcacttacatgcattggagaaggaaatggcaacccactccagtgttcttgcctggagaatcccagggacgggggagcctggtgggctgccatctgttggttcgcacagagtcggacacgactgaagcgacttagcaacagcagcaaccagtgccaagggcttcccaggtggcactagtggtaaagaacccgcctgccaatgcaggagatgtaagagacacagattcgatccctgagtcgggaagatcccctggaggagggcatggccacccattccaatattcttgcctggagaatcccaaggacagaagagcctggtgggctaaagtccataggggtgtaaagagtcggacacgactgaccaacttaaCACGCATGCACCAGGTGCCAGGCACCAGGGAGACAGTGGTGATAAAATCAGGTGGTCCTGGACTTCCTGGATCCTCCAGTCCAGTCAACCAAAGGATCACACAAATCAGTGTCAATCACAATGACAGGAAGAAGAGCTTCTTGATCATAGGCATTCTGGGAGCTTAGACTGGAGTTGACTTGGTctccaaggaaggcttcctggaggatgtAATCACTGGGACTGAGATCTGAAGTATGGGCGGGTGTTAACAAGGCAAACAGAGCAAGATGGAGCATTTCAAGCAACGGGACCAGCagatgcaaaggccctgtggtggcCCGGGACATAAAAAGGCAGGCAGCTAGAGCACAAAGAGGGGGCATAGTGCAGgctgaggcaggaaaggtgggCAGGGGCCAGCTTGTGGGGACTTGATGGGCAAGCATCTGGCCATCAGCCTGTGAGTGTCAGGCAGCCATCAGAGAATCATCCAGTTGGACTTGAACACTGAAAAAAGAATCCTTCTGCTGTGGGTgttatttttaagatgaaagtTACAAGGAAGTGTTTGggtttggggaattccctggtggtccagcggttaggactctatgctttcactgtcgagggcacaggttcaggctctggtcagggaattaagatcccgcaagccacgcagcatggccaaaaaaaaagaaaagaaatgtttggATGTTTGGGTTTGGATCGGATAAACCACAGTCCTGGGAAGAACTGAAGTTGAGAGCAAGACGGAGATGCTGCTGTTGGCATAAGAACCTGGAGAAGGCAGCAGAGAATGTGGCTCACGGTGTGCGCTCATGGGTGGCGAGAACATGAAGGCTGCCCAGTGGGTGGGGAACTTTGCTCAGGGTCAAGGTGAATCAGAAGTGACGATTCAGTCAGGAAATGCTGCACCTGGGCAAGCAGTGTGTGAGGACTGGCCAGGGAGAAGCGTGTCGTCATCATCATTTTGTGCACCAAGAGGTGACGTCTACAGTGCAAACGTGCAGGAATAAAAAAGATCTTACCAAGTGCAAAACGTGAGTGAAGGTGAAACAAATACAGGGACGAAAAATGAGAAGCAGCacggatattttctttttttcctttttcttgccaCACTGGATGGCTCTTGTGAGATCTCacttcctcaaccagggactgaacccaggccacgacagtgaaagcacagaaccCTCACCACTAGgccgccagggaactccctgtttccttattttttcattcCTGCCTCtacttggggctcagctggtaaagaatctgcctgcagtgtgggagacctgggttcgagccctgggttgggaagatcccctggagaagggaaaggctgctcactccagaattccatggactcttggagtggcaaagagttggacacgactgagcaactttgttCACCTCTACTTGAGTGTCAGCCGCTGTGTACTGGTCAGTGGTTCAAAGGAATTTAGTGAATGATTTtgtaaagttttttatttatatgcagatatgcaattttttttttttttagcatcatatgtttatttattttttggctgcattgggtcttagttttggcttgcgggatcttttgttgcagcgtatgggcttagttgcctcacggcatttgggatctagttccccaaccagggatcaaacctgcatcccctgcaccggagggtggattcccaaccactggacaaccGAGGAAGTCCTGCGAACGGGGATTTTGTCTCCATCATTCGTGCTTCCAGCCCCTACACTCTGCCGGGCTGTGTACTCAGTGCTGGGCCTGGAGTTGACTTTTCAACAGACACCGCGTtatgagcaagctccgggatggacagggaggcctggcgtgctgcagtccacggggttgcaaagagctggacacgactgagcgactgaactgaacagactgacTGACCGACTGACCTGCCCCGGAGGATTCACAGTCTGTAGAACACAAAGGCTaaataaatgattataataaaGATTACAAACactgaaggaattaaaaaaaagaccactCTGGTTGCCAGGTGCAGGACAGCGTGGCAGGGGCCGGAGATGGGGAGGGGTTAAGTGTAGGGATCTGGGCCAGAGGTGATGGTGCTGGATTGGGTGAGTGGGATGGGTAGAGGCGGGCGAGATTTAGAGGGTGGAGCAAGGCCCCATGGCATCGGGTGCCCATAGCCAGATGGGAGTTTGACCTGCTTCTTCCTCACTTTAATCCTCTGAGGGCAGGGATGGTCTGTCTTGCTCACCACCAtcgcccctgcccccagctggtGCCCTGGAGACATCTGTTGGATGAACATATACCATCCCGGCAGAAAGGTCCCTAAGATGTTGTTTGAGCCAAGCCCTATCTCCCTCCAACCCCACAGATGGGGACATAGGGTCCCAGAGAGGACTCCCGTGGTGGGTACCGGTAGGACTGGGGCCCACACCTGCCGTCTGGGTTCCAAGAGCCCCACCCTGCAGCCCAGCACTCGCTCGGCCTCTCTCCGCAGGGGTCGCAGTCCACGTGTGCAACGAGCAGCGTTACGGGTACCTGAACGTGCCCGTGAAATCCCACCAGGGGCTGGAGGACGAGAGAGTCAACTTCATCCACCTGATCCTGGAAGCGCTGGGTGAGGCTGCCAGCCAGTGTTGTCCCTCCTCCCCATCACTCCCCGCCCCTCCCACGGGCCCCTTCTCCTTGGCCCTGGACCTGGCTGGgcagcaggcagggctggagTCACAACTTCCCCTTCAAATCATTCCCTGACTCCGGGCAAGTCACCTTCCCCGCTGAGCTTCAGTCTGCCCCTCCGAACAGCAGAGGCAGGTGGAGTCTGTAATCTGCTGGGCATCCTGCCAAGGGGGCGGGAATGAGGGGGGCCTGGGACGCCAGGGTGCCACTGACTCTAGCCAGTGGGGACTCGTGACAGTGGGCTTTCCTCTGCAGTGGATGGGCCCCCGATGTGGGCCTCGGCTCATGTGTCCCGGCCCCCAAAGAGGCCCAGCAAGATGGGGTTTGATGAGGTGAGTCCTCCCGGCCTGCAGGACTGGGGTCAGGAGGCGGGCTCTCCCCTCCACCCTcagcctcctcctgcccccctgcctcctccaggtgTTTGTCATCAGCCTGGCCCGCCGGCCCCACCGCCGAGAGCGCATGCTGACTtcactctgggagatggagatcTCTGGGCGGGTGGTGGACGCTGTGGATGGCCGGTGAGGCTTCCGGGATGGGGACAGGGCCCTgtgcagtgcagggggcccagggtggCCTGTCGGGGCTCCCTGGGGGTGGGAAAAGCAGACGATGGGTTGAGTTTCCTGTTCCAAGGAGTATTCAAAGAGAGCCTGAGTCATTGTGTCTCGGGGAGCCCAGGGCAGACAGAACAGGACAGGGGCCTTTCCTCAGCCCACCTGAGGGAGGAGGGTGCAGTGGTTAAGGCCCGGGGTCTGGAGCTCCTGGGCCTGGTCACCAGCTGTGTGGCCTCCGGCAAGTCCTCCCATCTGTCAGCCCTGCTGCGGAAATGGCGAGGAGCTGCCTTCCTCTTAGAGGCTTATAAGGGTTTAGTGAAGATTTCTCCAGGCCCTGACACACTGTAAGTATCCCAGAGGTTAATGGGGTCTTCATTCTGATTATCAGggctcttcctttccctcctgaACCTAGATCCCTGATGGGTGGGGTGCGGGAGCAGGCCGCTCACGGCCCTCCATGTCCACCGCTGCTGGCTGCATGTGCTCGTCTGCTGGACCACGGGATGTCCAGCCTTTGCTTGGGCCCCTGCCTGAGAAGTGTCTGCCCTTCATCCTGGGTGTCTCCTCCTCAGACTGCCCGGCTCCCCTTAGGATGACCCACCCCACCCAAGGCAGCTCCAGCCCCCTGGTCCAGTCATGATGACTTCAGACCGCATGAGGCAGTAATcaggcctcctccctcccaactGGGAATCTCTGGTagttcagcaataaagaatctgcctgcaatacaggagaccgcTTGCAGTACAGGagtcttgggttcgatccctgggtcaggaagatcccctggagaaggaagtggcaacccactccatattcttgcctgggaaatcccatggacagaggagcctgacaagctacagtccagggggtcgccaagagtgggacataacttagcaactaagccaccaccaccgccacctccTTCAAACCAGACTCCAGTGTGACGGTCCCCAACTTGCCCAGTGCAGGCGGCCCTGGGTGGGTCTCTGGCGGGCACCCCTGACCCTGTGACACCGTCTCCCTCAGGATGCTCAATAGCAGTGTCATGAGGACCCTCGGCGTGGACCTGCTTCCCGGCTACCAGGACCCCTACTCGGGCCGCACGCTGACCAAGGGCGAGGTGGGCTGCTTCCTCAGCCACTACTCCAtctgggaggaggtgaggacCCTGCTCCCTCGGCCCACACCCTTGGGGAAAGCAGGGCACCCCCTCCCACTCATGGCTCCATGCCAGCACTCATGTAACTGGTGGGTGGCGGAGCATACTCATGAAGACCCGGGCGGCAGCTGTCAGCCTCCTGTGGGCGCGAGCCTTACTGTGCTGAGCCCGCGGTATGCACTGAGCGCCGGCTGTGTGCTGGGACGGCCTCTGCTCCAGGAACACAGAGGCGAACGCGAAGAATGCAGCCGCGCCCTCCtggggcagagggaccagagcAGGGTGCACAAATGGAGAAAGAACTGTTTACCCTGGTCCAGGGAGGTACCGGCTGTGTGAGGGTGTGGACAGGCCTGGCCTCCTGGCCTCCGGTGGGGTCGGCGTGGGCCTCActgttgatgggcagggagaGGAGCCTTCTCAGCAGAGGAAGGCAGTGCAGGCCCAAACCCCTTGGCCAGGCAGCCTCGGCCTGAGGCTGGGGTGGGAGTGCCCAGGAGAGGTCACTGCTTGGACTTGGCCCGAGAGGACCAGGGACAGGACCTCCGAGGGGCGCCCCCTCCAGAAAGTGAAGCACAGACACCttccttgttttcattttctactgTTGCTGAAATACGTTGCGTGTGAGttgctatttctatttttctgaactGAATGCTGCCTCTGAATGGATCGAAGGGTCACCATTTATTGAGCTGATTTCATGCTCTTCTCATACCTCCAAAAATTAcagaaagcatttttttctcaGGGTGCTGGAGGGCTAGGgtctctccccaaccccagcccagCCTCACTTCTTTGAGGAGGTGGAAGTGAGGCTCAGGAGGCGGAAATGAAGAGCCCGGCTCTGTAACGCATCAGATGCAGGCTCAGATCCCAGCTCGGCCACGTCCGGGCTGGGTGTCCTTGGACTACCATGGGGTCACTTCCcggtgtctctgtctctctcctgcctcctgaggGTCCCTGGAGACAAGCCCTGTGGCCCCTGAGATGAGGCTGTGCTCAGGACTGCAGCAAGGGTTCTGATTTCTCTCCTGATCTGCTTGGAGGGCAAGACTGGGAGCCTGAAGGCCCTTGAATACTAGAGCCAGGTTTTGGGGTTTCAATCCCCAGGCCATGGGAAGCCCCAGCAGGCTTTGGAGCAGCTGAGCGACATAGCCAGGGCTGAGCACTTGGCCTGTAACTGAAGCCAGGAGTGTCTGTCAGTGTCAGCCAGGTGGGAGGGGACGACAGCCCAGGTCTAAAgagccaccctcccacccccaccttgtgCCTCAGGTCGTCACCCGGGGCCTGGCCCAGGTCGTGGTATTTGAGGACGATGTACGCTTTGAGAGCAATTTCAAGGGACGGCTGGAGCGGCTGATGGAGGAGGTGGAGGCGGAGAAACTTCCTTGGGACTTGATGTAGGCAGCCCGGGGCCCCAGGGGCCAGGGAGAAGGGTGGGCCTCCCGGGGTCTGCCTTCTCCTGCAGGAAGCCCTGGCCAGCCCTCGCCCCGCCCTGGGCTTGGCTCTGTAGATGGAGTTGGGGACAGGGAGGACCCTGGGACATCAACAGTGATCCCTGGGACCCCTGGTGTCACCTGCAGCTACCTCGGCCGGAAGCAGGTGAACCCCGAGGAGGAGGCAGTTGTGGAGGGGCTGCCGCACCTGGTGGCGGCCGGCTACTCCTACTGGACACTGGCATACGTCCTGAGCCTGGCGGGTGCCCGCAAGCTGCTGGCCTCCCAGCCGCTGCGCCGAATGCTGCCTGTGGATGAGTTCCTGCCCATCATGTTTGACCAGCACCCCAAGTGAGCTGCAGGGCAGGGTCAGCCCATCCTCAGAGCCCACCTCAGCAGGTAGTAAGTCCCCTCACTGGGCagctggggagactgaggctggcAGGGCTGAGCCACTTCCGGTCACCAAGGAAGAGCCCAGCTTAGCCTTGGCATCGGCCCCACCTCTATGTGAATCCTGTGATGCCCTGTGGTTTCCAGGCAAGCGATTTTTCTATTCggcacctcagtttccccatccggAAAATGGGGATAAGAGAAATGCCACCTCAGGATTAGATGGGAAGGGCGGTCAGGTGCTTTGGGGGTGAGGTGCCTGGCTCCAGGCTGGCATGGGTCTGGGGTGGGACAGTTCACCCCAGCCcccctgagcccccctccccactcccagtgAGCAGTACAAGGCACACTTCTGGCCACGGGACCTGCAGGCCTTCTCAGCCCGGCCCCTGCTCGCAGCCCCCACCCACTATGCGGGGGACTCCGAGTGGCTCAGCGACACCGAGACATCCTCGCCCTGGGACGATGACAGTGGCCGCCTCATCAGCTGGACTGGCTCCTACAAGACCCTGCGTGGCCCCCGCCTGGACCTGGCAGGCGGCAGCGGGCACAGCCTCCGTCCGCACCCCCGGGATGAGCTCTAGGTGAGGGCAGGGCCTCGGTCTTCTCTCCGCATCGATGGCTGATTCTTTTTGGGTCTCAATTCCCCTTCTCAGcgttctcctctcctctctttctttccgtGGCTTTGCCTCTGTTTGTGTCTTTGTGTCTGCCTTTCTCTGTCtacctgctctctctctctaagCCCGtgtccatctctctgtctctactatctctgtgtctgcgtctctCTCCGTCTCTCTCTATCCAACTCTAATTTTTTTCtactcctctttcctctcctgtcCCACCAGGGCTAGACGGTGACTCCAGAGGTGCGCCCGGGAGCAGACCACAGCTGTCCAGGGGGCACAGCAAGAGCCGCCCCCAGGAACCACAGACCCAGTAGAGACCTGGCTGTCCCCTTGGGCATGGCCTCTCTGCCCTCTGGACCTGTCTTCCATCAGGAGAAACCACTGAGATGGGTCCCCTTCCCCCAATGCCACATACCACAAGGGCAGGGCTCATAGGCCCTCTTCCTTGCCAATCTGATTCAGGGCCTCGGGTGGAGTGAGGAAGGGAGGCCCCAACCCCCCAGCCTTCAGCGTCAAGCTGGGCAGACCCAGGAGGTGTGCCCCCGATGAGGACCCAGCTGCGGTGACCCCTCTGCCCCCTTCTACCTCGCCATCAGCTCCCTACCCAGCTTATCAGCTGGGTCTCACCTGCCACCCTCTTGCCTGGCCAGTGGGAAgtgcagggagatgggaggaggacctagcacacagtaggccctCAATAAAAGCTGGCTGGTGTTGCACTTTATACTTTTTAACTCCTGGCTGAGCCTCTTTGCATGTCCTAAAAGGGCTGGGAGGGGGGAGGCGTTCCCTATCTGTGGACAAGCAggtggagagacagagaggagagggcGGCCTCGGAGAGGAATCAGGTGATTTGGCATTGCCTCCTTAGCCTGCTCATTGGTAATGGGGCAGTGGGAGCAGAAGTACCTCTTGGGCTGGGTGGATAAGaaggagctggagctggagcccAGCCCACAGCGAGTATGTACCCAGTGTGGCTGGTGTGGTCATCGCTGGGCTTGCCTTGCTGGCCAGGGTGGGCCCAGGCCAGACCCAGGGCCGCCGGGGCCCCGCTCCCTGCCTTTGGACATTCCCCTGTTTAGTTGGAACCCCTCTCCTGGGAGTGGCAGGGGAGGTCCAGGGCTCCCTTCCCGCCCTGACCAGTGTGGCCACCAGAGGGTGGCAGTTGGAGGAACCCGGACCTTGTGGTGCCAGGGCGCCCTCTGCTGGTTTGGTGCCAACAATGGGAAGGGCGCATACCATGCTtgcgtgctaagtagcttcagtcgtgtcagacgctttgcgaccctgtggatttgtatagctcgccaagctcctctgtccatgggattctccaggcaagaatactggagtggggtgccgtgcccttctccaggggatcttccctaccctggaatcgaacctgggtctcctgggtctcctgcgttggcaggtggcttcgtgaccactagcgccacctgggaaacccgtgGAAGGGAGCCTGGGGCATCTGGAATCAGCCCATTGTCCTCTGGGTTACCCACAGCAGCTTCAACTTGCGCTCTCCTGCTTGGAAACTGCCGgccttcctccctgcccacccccgtAGGGCCCAGCAGTGGAGACTCTGTAGGGTCTCTGGTGCCTGCACGCAGGCAGCtggaaggggtggggagtggttCCTTGCCTTGGCCGCGGCCTCCATGAGTGCAGACCTCCCTCCGGCGTTGCAGTCTTCAGGTGTCCTTCTTTGGAGGAGCCCCTGCCCCCATA is a genomic window containing:
- the CERCAM gene encoding inactive glycosyltransferase 25 family member 3 isoform X1, encoding MRAAPAAPLLQLLLLLGPRPEAAGVAEPPLPTVVLAILARNAEHSLPHYLGALERLDYPRARLALWCATDHNVDNTTAMLREWLAAVGDDYAAVVWRPEGEPRSYPDEEGPKHWTKERHQFLMELKQEALTFARDWGADYILFADTDNILTNNQTLRLLIEPGLPVVAPMLDSQTYYSNFWCGITPQGYYRRTADYFPTKNRQRRGCFRVPMVHSTFLVSLRAEGTAQLAFYPPHPNYTWPFDDIIVFAYACQAAGVAVHVCNEQRYGYLNVPVKSHQGLEDERVNFIHLILEALVDGPPMWASAHVSRPPKRPSKMGFDEVFVISLARRPHRRERMLTSLWEMEISGRVVDAVDGRMLNSSVMRTLGVDLLPGYQDPYSGRTLTKGEVGCFLSHYSIWEEVVTRGLAQVVVFEDDVRFESNFKGRLERLMEEVEAEKLPWDLIYLGRKQVNPEEEAVVEGLPHLVAAGYSYWTLAYVLSLAGARKLLASQPLRRMLPVDEFLPIMFDQHPNEQYKAHFWPRDLQAFSARPLLAAPTHYAGDSEWLSDTETSSPWDDDSGRLISWTGSYKTLRGPRLDLAGGSGHSLRPHPRDEL
- the CERCAM gene encoding inactive glycosyltransferase 25 family member 3 isoform X2, translating into MLREWLAAVGDDYAAVVWRPEGEPRSYPDEEGPKHWTKERHQFLMELKQEALTFARDWGADYILFADTDNILTNNQTLRLLIEPGLPVVAPMLDSQTYYSNFWCGITPQGYYRRTADYFPTKNRQRRGCFRVPMVHSTFLVSLRAEGTAQLAFYPPHPNYTWPFDDIIVFAYACQAAGVAVHVCNEQRYGYLNVPVKSHQGLEDERVNFIHLILEALVDGPPMWASAHVSRPPKRPSKMGFDEVFVISLARRPHRRERMLTSLWEMEISGRVVDAVDGRMLNSSVMRTLGVDLLPGYQDPYSGRTLTKGEVGCFLSHYSIWEEVVTRGLAQVVVFEDDVRFESNFKGRLERLMEEVEAEKLPWDLIYLGRKQVNPEEEAVVEGLPHLVAAGYSYWTLAYVLSLAGARKLLASQPLRRMLPVDEFLPIMFDQHPNEQYKAHFWPRDLQAFSARPLLAAPTHYAGDSEWLSDTETSSPWDDDSGRLISWTGSYKTLRGPRLDLAGGSGHSLRPHPRDEL